The genomic stretch GCGCGCTTCGAGTTCGCCGAGTGAGCTGACTCCCGCCGCTGCCGAGCCCCCCACCCGGTCCCCGCGCTGAGCGGCGCTAGAGCGCGGGGACCTGCCGGCCGGTGCCGGTCGTTCCCGTCGGCGGGGCCACCGCCGCGGCCAGGTGGTCGCGGAACCAGCGGTGGGCCGGGTCGGCGGAGTTGCGCGGGTGCCAGGCCATGCCGAGGTCGAGCGGGGCCAGGCCGAGGGGGATGGGGAAGGTACGCAGGCCCATCGCCGCGACGGTGTCGGGGAGCCAGTCCGCCACGGTGAGGGCGACCAGGTCGCTGTTCCTGGCGAGGATCATGGCGCTGGTGTGGCTGGGCACCACGACCGGGGTACGGCGCCGCAGGCCGCGGTCGGCGAGCGCGCTGTCGACGGGGCCGAGGCGCTTGCCGAGCCGGGAGATGCCGATGTGGTCGACGGCGGCGAACCGGCGGGCGTCGATCCGCCCGCTGAAGAGCGGGTGGTCGCCGCGCGCCACGCCGACCAGCGTCAGCTGCCGGAGCCGACGGGTCCGGATCTCCGGGTCCAGGGCTCCGAGCACGCCCAACTCGACGTCCACCCACCCCTGTCGCAGCGCGGGCCCGCCCTCCATCGCCTCGGGTACGAAGACCACGTCCACGTCCGGCACGAGGTCGTCGGCCTCGCCAGGTCGGAGAAGTCCGCCGAGACCCTGGCCGGGAAGGGGGCGGCCGTGCTGCGCGGCGACCTGGACGACACGGACTCCCTGCGCCGCGGGCCACCGCCGCGGACGGGGTGGTCCACCTGGCCAACAAGCACGACTGGGGCGACCCGGCGGAGTCCGACCGTGCCGAGCGGGCTGCGGTCGGGACCCGCGCCGAGGCCCTGGCCGGCACCGGCCGGCCGCTCGTCGTCGCCGCCGCCGTCTCGGGCATCGTCCAGGGCCGGCCCGCGGTGGAGTCCGACGCCTCACCGGCGGTGGGCCCGGGTTCGGCCAGGGGCGGCAGCGAGAACCTCGCGCTGGACTACGTCGACCGGGGCGTGCGGACCGTCGTCAGCCGCTTCGCCCCGAGCGTCCACGGCGCCGGGGACTGGGGGTTCGTGAACTTCCTCGTCGGGGCCGCCCGCAAGCACGGGGTCTCCGGCTACGTCGGCGACGGCTCGGCGTCCTGGTCGGCGGTGCACCGCTCGGACGCGGCCCGCCTCGTCCGCCTCGGCCTGGAGCACGCCCCGGCCGGGACGCGGCTGCACGCGATCGCCGAGGAGGCCGTCACCACCCGGACGATCGCCGAGGCCATCGGCCGGTACCTGGAGATCCCCGTCGTCTCCGTCGCCCCCGCGGAGGCCGACGCGCACTTCGGCTTCGTCGGCGGCTTCTTCGCCCGGACGATGACCGCGTCGAGCGACGTCACCCGCGAGGCGCTGTCCTGGACGCCGACGGGGCCGTCCCTGGTGGAGGACATCGCGGCCGGCGCCTACGCCGAGGGGTGAACCGTGCCCCCCCGGCCACCGGCCGGGGGGACTTCGACGGGCAGCGGCCCCGCACCGTTGACGCGGGGCTCAGCGTCCGGGGGCCGGCGCGGCGCCGGGCGGCGGGTTGAGGCCGGGCGCCCGGACGGCCTGGCGGGCCGCGGCCTGGAGCACCTCCTGGAGCACCCGGGCCGCCCGGGGCGGGGCCACGTCGCTGCGGTGGGCCAGCGCCACGGTGCGGCGCAGGCCCGGCGGCGCGATCGGCGTCATCCGCAGCCCCGCGGCCCGCGCGGCCACCGTCGTCGGCACCACGCCGATGCCGAGCCCCGCCCGGACGAAGCCGAGCACCGCGTCCATCTCGCCGCCCTCCACCGTCAGGTACGGCTCGAAGCCGGCCGCCCGGCATGCCGAGAGCGTCAGGTCGCGCAGGTCGTAGCCGTGGCGGAACATCACCATCGGCCGCCCCGCCAGATCCGCCACCCGCAGCGGCGACGGCAGCGCGTCGCCCCGGCTCTCCGGTGGGGGCTCCCCGTCCGCGCGGGCCGGGACCGGGTCCGCGGAGACCACCACCAGGTCCTCCTGGAAGAGCTCCACCGTGGTCAGCGCCGGCGAGGGGCTCGGCAGCGGCAGCACCACCAGCGCGAGGTCCAACTGCCCGCGTGCCAGCTCGCGCACGAGGTCGTGCGAGCCGCCCTCCTCCACCAGCAGCCGGATGCCCGGGTGCCGGTCGTGGAAGGCGCGCAGCACGTCGGGGAGCAGCCCCGTGCACAGGCTCGGCGTGGCGCCCAGCCGCACCCGGCCCCGGCGCAGCTGCGCCAGCTCCAGCACCTCCTGCCGGGCGGTGTCCGCGTCGGCCAGGATGCGGCGGGCCAGCGGCAGCAGTGCCTGGCCGGCGTCGGTCAGCGCGATGTTGCCGCGCGCCCGGCTGAACAACGGCGAGCCCAGCTCCTGCTCCAGCGCCTTGACCTGCTGCGACAGCGAGGGCTGCGAGACGTGCAGGTCCTGCGCGGCCCGGGTGAAGTGCCGGGTGTCCGCCACCGCCACGAAGTACGCCAGTTGCTGGAGCTGCACAGCCCCACCCTACGCCTTGATAGGCATTGCCTATCAAGACAAGCCCGATCATGTCTTGGACCACTGGCGGGGTCTCGTCCTACTGTCGCGTCCATGGCACTGGCAACGCGTGCGAACCGCCCGCACTCCACCGCCCGCACCCTGTGGGACTCCACCGTCGGCAAGAAGGCCGTCATGGCGGTGAGCGGTCTGGTGATGCTCCTGTACCTGCTCGTCCACATGCTCGGGAACCTGAAGATCTTCTTCGGCGCGAACGACTACAACGGCTACGCGCACTGGCTGCGCACCCTGGGCGAGCCGGCCCTGCACTACCAGTGGGCGCTGTGGATCATCCGGGTGGTGCTGGTCGCCAGCGTCGTCGCCCACGGGGTGAGCGCCTACCAGCTCAGCCGCCGCGACGCCAGGGCCCGACCCGTCGGCTACGTCCACCGCCGGGCCCGCTCCAGCTACGCCACCCGCACCATGCGGTGGGGCGGGGTGATCCTGGCCCTGTTCATCGTCTGGCACCTGCTGGACCTCACCACGCTCACCGTCAACCGCAACGCGGAGCCGGGCCACCCCTACCAGAACGTCGAGGCCACCTTCCACACCTGGTACGGCGACGTCATCTACATCGTGGCGATGCTCGCCCTCGGTCTGCACGTCCGGCACGGACTGTGGTCCGCCGCCCAGACGCTCGGCCTCGGCAGCCGCAGCCGCGACCGCGCGCTCAGGGCCGCCGCCACCACCGTCGGGTTCGTCCTGGCCGCCGGGTTCATCGCCGTACCGGTCGGCGTCATGACCGGAACCATCAACTGAGGGAGCCGAGTTGACCGCCTACACGCACTACGGCACCGGCGAGCCGATCGCCGACACCAAGGCCCCGAAGGGCCCCATCGCCCAGCGCTGGGACGACCGCAGATTCTCCGCGAAGCTGGTGAACCCCGCCAACCGCCGCAAGCACACGGTGATCGTGGTGGGCACCGGCCTGGCCGGCGGCTCGGCCGGCGCCACCCTCGCCGAACAGGGCTACCACGTCGTCCAGTTCTGCTACCAGGACTCCCCGCGCCGGGCCCACTCCATCGCCGCCCAGGGCGGCATCAACGCGGCCAAGAACTACCGCAACGACGGCGACTCGATCCACCGCCTGTTCTACGACACCGTCAAGGGCGGCGACTTCCGCGCCCGCGAGTCCAACGTCCACCGCCTGGCCCAGATCTCGGTGGAGATCATCGACCAGTGCGTCGCGCAGGGCGTGCCCTTCGCCCGCGAGTACGGCGGGCTGCTCGACACCCGCTCCTTCGGCGGCGTCCAGGTCTCCCGCACCTTCTACGCCCGCGGCCAGACCGGCCAGCAACTGCTGCTCGGCGCCTACCAGGCGCTGTCCCGGCAGATCGCCGCCGGGAACGTCGAGATCCACCCGCGCACCGAGATGCTCGACCTGCTCGTCGTCGACGGCCGGGCCCGCGGCATCGTCGCCCGCGACCTGGTCACCGGCGAGGTCAGCACCCACACCGCGGACGCGGTCGTGCTGGCCAGCGGCGGCTACGGCAACGTCTTCTACCTGTCGACCAACGCCATGAACTCCAACGCCACCGCGGTCTGGCGCGCCCACCGCCGAGGCGCCCTGTTCGCCAACCCCTGCTTCACCCAGATCCACCCCACCTGCATCCCGCGCACCGGCGACCACCAGTCCAAGCTGACGCTGATGAGCGAGTCGCTGCGCAACGACGGCCGCATCTGGGTGCCCCGGGCCAAGGGCGACACCCGCCCGCCGGCGCGGATCCCCGAGGAGGAGCGCGACTACTACCTGGAGCGGATCTACCCCTCCTTCGGCAACCTCGTGCCGCGCGACATCGCCTCCCGCGCCGCGAAGAACGTCTGCGACGAGGGCCGCGGCGTCGGCCCCGGCGGCCAGGGCGTCTACCTCGACTTCGCCGACGCCATCGCCCGCATGGGCCGCGACAAGGTCGCCGAGAAGTACGGCAACCTCTTCGACATGTACCAGCGGATCACCGCCGAGGACCCCTACGAGGTGCCGATGCGGATCTACCCGGCGGTGCACTACACGATGGGCGGCCTGTGGGTCGACTACGACCTCCAGACGACGATCCCCGGCCTGTTCGCCGTCGGCGAGGCCAACTTCTCCGACCACGGCGCCAACCGGCTCGGCGCGTCCGCCCTCATGCAGGGCCTGGCCGACGGCTACTTCGTCCTGCCGGCCACCCTCAACGACTACCTCGCGCGGCACGCCGGCGCCGAACCGGTGGCCCCCGACCACCCCGCCGTCACCGCCGCGGTCGAGGACGTCACGACCCGGCTGC from Actinacidiphila yeochonensis CN732 encodes the following:
- a CDS encoding succinate dehydrogenase cytochrome b subunit — encoded protein: MALATRANRPHSTARTLWDSTVGKKAVMAVSGLVMLLYLLVHMLGNLKIFFGANDYNGYAHWLRTLGEPALHYQWALWIIRVVLVASVVAHGVSAYQLSRRDARARPVGYVHRRARSSYATRTMRWGGVILALFIVWHLLDLTTLTVNRNAEPGHPYQNVEATFHTWYGDVIYIVAMLALGLHVRHGLWSAAQTLGLGSRSRDRALRAAATTVGFVLAAGFIAVPVGVMTGTIN
- a CDS encoding LysR substrate-binding domain-containing protein: MPDVDVVFVPEAMEGGPALRQGWVDVELGVLGALDPEIRTRRLRQLTLVGVARGDHPLFSGRIDARRFAAVDHIGISRLGKRLGPVDSALADRGLRRRTPVVVPSHTSAMILARNSDLVALTVADWLPDTVAAMGLRTFPIPLGLAPLDLGMAWHPRNSADPAHRWFRDHLAAAVAPPTGTTGTGRQVPAL
- a CDS encoding fumarate reductase/succinate dehydrogenase flavoprotein subunit — encoded protein: MTAYTHYGTGEPIADTKAPKGPIAQRWDDRRFSAKLVNPANRRKHTVIVVGTGLAGGSAGATLAEQGYHVVQFCYQDSPRRAHSIAAQGGINAAKNYRNDGDSIHRLFYDTVKGGDFRARESNVHRLAQISVEIIDQCVAQGVPFAREYGGLLDTRSFGGVQVSRTFYARGQTGQQLLLGAYQALSRQIAAGNVEIHPRTEMLDLLVVDGRARGIVARDLVTGEVSTHTADAVVLASGGYGNVFYLSTNAMNSNATAVWRAHRRGALFANPCFTQIHPTCIPRTGDHQSKLTLMSESLRNDGRIWVPRAKGDTRPPARIPEEERDYYLERIYPSFGNLVPRDIASRAAKNVCDEGRGVGPGGQGVYLDFADAIARMGRDKVAEKYGNLFDMYQRITAEDPYEVPMRIYPAVHYTMGGLWVDYDLQTTIPGLFAVGEANFSDHGANRLGASALMQGLADGYFVLPATLNDYLARHAGAEPVAPDHPAVTAAVEDVTTRLHRLTTADGDRTADSFHRELGEIMWEYCGMARTEEGLRKALDLIPRLREEFWRRVRVPGREDEFNQSLERANRVVDYFELAELMCLDALHRRESCGGHFREESQTPDGEAARQDDAFSYAAAWEFTGTGEAPVLHKEDLVFEHVHPTQRSYA
- a CDS encoding LysR family transcriptional regulator, with amino-acid sequence MQLQQLAYFVAVADTRHFTRAAQDLHVSQPSLSQQVKALEQELGSPLFSRARGNIALTDAGQALLPLARRILADADTARQEVLELAQLRRGRVRLGATPSLCTGLLPDVLRAFHDRHPGIRLLVEEGGSHDLVRELARGQLDLALVVLPLPSPSPALTTVELFQEDLVVVSADPVPARADGEPPPESRGDALPSPLRVADLAGRPMVMFRHGYDLRDLTLSACRAAGFEPYLTVEGGEMDAVLGFVRAGLGIGVVPTTVAARAAGLRMTPIAPPGLRRTVALAHRSDVAPPRAARVLQEVLQAAARQAVRAPGLNPPPGAAPAPGR